One segment of Streptomyces sp. YIM 121038 DNA contains the following:
- a CDS encoding BTAD domain-containing putative transcriptional regulator, whose protein sequence is MRYRVLGATEAYDDEGAPVPVGGPRLRALLAALAARAGRTTPVGTLVDDVWADAPPADAPAALQALVGRLRRALGKDAIASEPGGYRLTAAPDDVDLHRFERLAREGTAALDRGEPDAAARTLREALALWHGPALADLPDRTAATRPEARRAEAARARIEADLLLGRAADVVPELRELTATQPYDEALHALLIRALRAAGRGADALAAYEHARRTLADGLGADPGRELRALHAELLAEPMPPEGGPPTGGGASRAAAGGGADVRARADRAEWALAHPEQTPAHSERALAHSERALAHSERAPAHSERAPAHSGRAPGRAARRAPGRPPERKGNIRPRLTSFVGREPELAAIRSDMRRARLVTLTGPGGSGKTRLAEEAAAGHPGAWLAELAPLDRPEAVPGAVVSALDLRETVLITSELTAPQDDPVALLVEYCAPRSLLLLLDNCEHVIGAAAELAETLLTRCPDLTILATSREPLGVPGESVRPVEPLPPDPAHRLFTERAAAASPGFDATADAAAVDEICRRLDGLPLAIELAAARLRLLTPRQIADRLDDRFRLLTSGSRTALPRQQTLRAVVDWSWDLLDEAERTVLREVSVFAGGWDLEAAEAVCTGPAADLIGALVDKSLVVATPGAGPEDPDMRYRMLETIHEYATERAAETPAARAAAEDRHGAYVRALVERAEPLLRSAGQLPWIRRLEAELDNIRAALHRAVERRDEERATALALGMGWFWWLRNYPTEGSDWVGRVLSAIARPEPPEAAAEPSPLAASPLAPGAAGLDADLADEDSPTYWPRMALRMLHLFLTVEARPAGVLADGDARRYIRRVRDTLARPVPASGHFPGLLWPFTMYFLDEPHNVVPSLDTAVANCRSFGGDWEIAVTLMFRVHTVIDRPGLLAGVDEDLRELRTLSGRVGDRWLRAQVSSAAGEAAMSRGHHADARREYEEALHLAHEVGAHAETTFLLARLAEIAYREGDRELAAKGLDEASAEADRFGVPDARAFVCLMRASLAIDDGDAVRARALCDAARKEGERGTLPPQFGAGLGNVEARVTAAESGPEAGLALLADVLRDALHHHCSEPVTASLVDVGAALFLRLHDHARATRLLARATRWRGGHERSVPERALAERVETEARQALGPGAYERERAAGAALTVDEVLAELAPPR, encoded by the coding sequence GTGCGGTATCGAGTCCTGGGCGCCACCGAGGCGTACGACGATGAGGGAGCCCCCGTCCCGGTGGGCGGCCCCCGCCTGCGCGCCCTCCTCGCGGCCCTGGCCGCCCGCGCGGGCCGCACCACCCCCGTCGGCACCCTCGTCGACGACGTCTGGGCGGACGCCCCGCCCGCGGACGCCCCGGCCGCGCTCCAGGCCCTCGTGGGGCGCCTCCGCAGGGCCCTCGGCAAGGACGCCATCGCGTCGGAGCCCGGCGGCTACCGCCTCACCGCCGCCCCCGACGACGTCGACCTCCACCGCTTCGAACGCCTGGCCCGCGAGGGGACCGCCGCCCTGGACCGGGGCGAACCCGACGCGGCCGCCCGCACCCTGCGCGAGGCCCTCGCCCTGTGGCACGGCCCCGCGCTCGCCGACCTGCCCGACCGCACGGCCGCCACCCGCCCGGAGGCCCGGCGCGCGGAGGCCGCCCGCGCGCGGATCGAGGCGGACCTGCTGCTCGGCCGGGCCGCGGACGTCGTACCCGAGCTGCGGGAGCTGACCGCCACCCAGCCCTACGACGAGGCGCTGCACGCCCTGTTGATCCGGGCGCTGCGCGCCGCGGGCCGGGGCGCGGACGCGCTCGCCGCGTACGAGCACGCGCGCCGCACCCTCGCCGACGGGCTCGGCGCCGACCCGGGCCGGGAACTGCGGGCGCTGCACGCGGAGTTGCTGGCGGAGCCGATGCCACCGGAGGGCGGGCCTCCGACAGGGGGCGGTGCCTCGCGGGCGGCCGCCGGGGGAGGCGCCGACGTACGGGCACGGGCCGACCGCGCTGAATGGGCACTTGCCCACCCTGAACAGACACCGGCTCACTCCGAGCGGGCACTTGCCCACTCCGAGCGGGCACTTGCCCACTCCGAGCGGGCGCCTGCCCACTCCGAGCGGGCGCCTGCCCACTCCGGGCGCGCTCCCGGGCGCGCTGCCCGGCGGGCCCCCGGCCGGCCCCCTGAGCGGAAGGGGAACATCCGCCCCCGTCTGACCTCTTTCGTCGGCCGGGAACCCGAACTCGCCGCCATCCGTTCGGACATGCGGAGGGCCCGACTGGTCACGCTGACCGGACCGGGCGGCTCCGGCAAGACCCGCCTCGCCGAGGAAGCCGCCGCCGGGCATCCCGGCGCATGGCTGGCCGAGCTCGCCCCGCTCGACCGGCCGGAGGCGGTGCCCGGCGCGGTCGTCAGCGCGCTCGACCTGCGCGAGACCGTGCTGATCACGAGCGAGCTGACCGCTCCTCAGGACGACCCCGTCGCCCTGCTCGTCGAGTACTGCGCCCCGCGCAGCCTGCTCCTGCTCCTTGACAACTGCGAACACGTCATCGGCGCCGCCGCCGAACTCGCCGAGACCCTCCTCACCCGCTGCCCGGACCTCACCATCCTCGCGACCAGCCGGGAACCGCTGGGCGTGCCGGGCGAGTCCGTGCGCCCCGTGGAGCCGCTGCCGCCCGACCCGGCGCACCGCCTGTTCACCGAGCGGGCCGCGGCCGCGAGCCCCGGCTTCGACGCCACCGCGGACGCCGCGGCCGTCGACGAGATCTGCCGCCGTCTCGACGGCCTGCCCCTGGCCATCGAGCTGGCCGCCGCCCGGCTGCGGCTGCTCACCCCCAGGCAGATCGCCGACCGCCTCGACGATCGCTTCCGCCTGCTCACCAGCGGCTCCCGCACGGCCCTGCCGCGCCAGCAGACCCTGCGGGCCGTCGTCGACTGGTCCTGGGACCTCCTGGACGAGGCCGAGCGCACGGTCCTGCGCGAGGTCTCCGTCTTCGCGGGCGGCTGGGACCTGGAGGCCGCCGAGGCCGTGTGCACCGGCCCTGCCGCCGACCTCATCGGCGCCCTCGTCGACAAGTCCCTCGTCGTCGCGACCCCCGGCGCCGGACCCGAGGACCCCGACATGCGCTACCGCATGCTGGAGACCATCCACGAGTACGCGACCGAGCGCGCCGCCGAGACCCCCGCCGCGCGCGCCGCCGCCGAGGACCGCCACGGCGCGTATGTGCGCGCCCTCGTGGAGCGCGCCGAGCCGCTGCTGCGCTCCGCCGGGCAACTGCCGTGGATCCGCCGCCTGGAGGCCGAGCTCGACAACATCCGCGCGGCCCTGCACCGCGCCGTCGAGCGCCGGGACGAGGAGCGGGCCACCGCCCTCGCCCTCGGCATGGGCTGGTTCTGGTGGCTGCGCAACTACCCGACGGAGGGCTCGGACTGGGTCGGCCGCGTCCTGAGCGCCATCGCGCGGCCCGAGCCCCCGGAGGCCGCGGCCGAGCCGTCGCCCCTCGCCGCCTCTCCGCTCGCCCCCGGAGCCGCCGGGCTCGACGCCGACCTCGCCGACGAGGACAGCCCGACGTACTGGCCCCGGATGGCCCTGCGGATGCTGCACCTGTTCCTGACGGTGGAGGCGCGGCCCGCGGGCGTGCTCGCCGACGGCGACGCCCGGCGGTACATCCGCCGCGTCCGGGACACCCTGGCCCGGCCCGTGCCCGCGAGCGGCCACTTCCCGGGGCTGCTCTGGCCGTTCACGATGTACTTCCTCGACGAGCCCCACAACGTGGTGCCGTCCCTGGACACGGCGGTCGCCAACTGCCGGAGCTTCGGCGGCGACTGGGAGATCGCGGTCACCCTGATGTTCCGGGTGCACACCGTCATCGACCGGCCCGGTCTGCTCGCCGGGGTCGACGAGGACCTCAGGGAGCTGCGCACGCTGAGCGGACGCGTGGGCGACCGCTGGCTGCGCGCGCAGGTCAGCAGCGCGGCGGGGGAGGCGGCGATGTCCCGCGGCCACCACGCGGACGCGCGCCGGGAGTACGAAGAGGCGCTGCACCTCGCGCACGAGGTGGGGGCGCACGCCGAGACCACGTTCCTGCTCGCCCGCCTCGCCGAGATCGCCTACCGCGAGGGCGACCGCGAACTGGCCGCCAAGGGCCTGGACGAGGCGAGCGCCGAGGCCGACCGGTTCGGCGTCCCGGACGCCCGCGCCTTCGTCTGCCTGATGCGCGCCTCCCTGGCCATCGACGACGGTGACGCGGTGCGGGCGCGCGCCCTGTGCGACGCGGCCCGCAAGGAGGGCGAGCGCGGCACGCTGCCGCCGCAGTTCGGGGCGGGCCTCGGCAATGTGGAGGCCCGGGTCACCGCCGCCGAGTCGGGCCCCGAGGCCGGGCTCGCCCTGCTCGCCGACGTGCTGCGCGACGCCCTGCACCACCACTGCTCGGAGCCGGTCACGGCCAGCCTGGTGGACGTGGGCGCCGCGCTGTTCCTGCGCCTTCACGACCACGCCCGCGCGACCCGTCTGCTTGCCCGGGCCACGCGCTGGCGGGGCGGCCACGAGCGCTCCGTGCCGGAGCGGGCCCTGGCCGAGCGGGTCGAGACCGAGGCCAGGCAGGCCCTGGGGCCGGGGGCCTACGAACGGGAGCGGGCGGCGGGCGCCGCGCTGACCGTCGACGAGGTCCTGGCGGAGCTGGCCCCGCCGCGCTGA